GCGCGTGGAGGTGGAACCGGGATTAATGGCAAGAATGGTGTACTTGGTGTCCGCCATGGGGTGTCCTTATGCAAGTTGTGGTAGCGCGCCTGGGGCGCGGCAGCCGTGCCCCAGGCGTGCGCCGCCTGTACGACGGCGCAGTGGAGGAATGCGGCGTCCGGACTGAAAGGCATCAGCCGGGCCGGACGCCGCGCCTAGCATCTGGATCAGCGTGCCGCGGCCGCGGCCAGAACCATGGTCCTAAACTTGTCCTCGGCGCTGGCAGCGCGCGAATTCAGCACCACCGGCACCCGTCCGCCCACCACTATGCCGGCGGTGAGGGCGTTGGCCATGTGGCGCAGACACTTGATCAGCACGTTAGCCGCCACAATGTCCGGACAGACAAGCAGATCAGCCACGCCGGCCACGGGGCTGTGGAAACCCTTGGTTTGCGCGGCCTCAGGGCAAATGGCCAAGTCAAAGGAAATGGGGCCTTCCACAATGCAGCCCGTGATGCTGCCCTGCTGCTGCATTTCTTTCAGCCGAGCCGCGTCCACGCTGGCGGGCATTTTTTCGTTAACGGTTTCCGCAGCGGCCAACACGGCCACCTTGGGGTTGTCGATGCCCATGCGGGCCAGAGCGTCCACGGCGTTCTGCAGGATATCTCGCTTCTGCTCCAGCGTGGGCGCGATGTTGATGGCCGCATCGCACAGAGCCAGCAGCTTGGGGTAGGCGGGCGCCTGCACAAGGTTCATGTGCGAAATAAGCCGCCCGGTGCGAAAGCCCGTTTCTTCCTTAAAAAGGCCTTTGAGCAGCACGCCCGTCTGGATCAGCCCCTTAAGGATGAAATCCGCACGGCCGCCCTTGACGGCCAGACCGGCCCTGGTGGCCGCATCCAGCGGATCTGTAGCGGCAATGACGGGGCAGGCGTCCGGGGAAAGGCCCACCTGACGCATTTTTCCCTCTATGGCGGCGGGATTGCCGAACAGCAGCGGCTCCACCAGCCCCACGTCCACCGCATGTCGCACGGCTTCCAGCACATGGGCGTCCGCAGCTTCCACCACGGCCACTCGGCACTTGTGGGCCTTGCCCATAACTGCGGATTCAAGTTCCACAAACGTTTTATATACCATACAATCTTTCCAGAATCGTCTAGAAGAGTTGGGGTTGTCCGCCCCTTGGGGGCAAACCGCGCTTAACGCTCGGAAACCTCGATGGCAAAGTCGGGACAGACCATCATGCAGGTGCGGCAGCCGATGCAGTTGTCCATGGCCGCCACGGTCATAAACGTATAACCGGCCGCATTATATTCCTGTCCCAGAGCATACACCCCCTTGGGGCACAACTCCCGGCAATAGCCGCAGCCTTTGCACAGGACATCGTCCACGCGGACATTGAAGCTCTTCTTTTCCGCACTCATCAGTTGCCCCCCTGCGCGGATTCGGCAGCGGCCGCGCCCCGTCTGATCACTTCCACATTCAGTTTGGCCACCTCCGGCTTGCCCTTGTGCGCCGCAATGGTGAGCAAGGTCTGCACCGGAAGGGCACCGCTGATGACCATGGCCGCGCCAAGGCCAGCCAGGTTGGCGGATTTGGGCGCGCCCAGCTCGTGCGCGATCTGCGACATGGGGACGCCTATCCAGTTTTTCATGGTGCGGGGCTTCATGAGCGAGCAGTCATAAACCACAGGCCCTTGGGCCGCGTCGTAGCGCGTGCCCACTACATCATTTAGGGCAATGATGATGTCGGGCCTGACCACCTGCTGGAACAGAATTTCTTCATCGTCCAGCAGCACTTCAGCACTGATGAAGCCGCCACGCTGCGAGATGCCGTAAGACTGGGTCTGGACCACGTTTTTTCCGTCCAGAATGGCGGCCTCAGCCAGAAAAGAGGCGGAAAACACAAGCCCCTGCCCGCCCGTGCCGGCCATAAGAACTTCATGATGGGCCATGCTACTTACCTCCCTTGGCGGCCAGGATGGCCGCGCGCTCACCCTCGTAGCTCGTGTTAAAATCAGGCACGTCTTTGTCGGCAATGACGCCGGTAACGAAATACCCTTGCTCGGCCGCATTCTCTATGGCGTCAAACTTGGCCTGAGAAACGGCCTTTTCTTTAAGATTACGCAACATGTCCACGGGGTTGCGCATTTTGTTCCGCGGACCAAACAGAGTGGAACAGGGGCTCATGGCCTCAATGAGGGAAAAGCCCTTTTTCTGGATGCCGGCGACGATGCGGTTTCTCAGACGCATACCGCTGGTCACGGACTCGCGCGCCACATAGTTGGCCCCGGCAGCGCGCACCAAATCGCACACGTCAAAGCCGCGTTCGGGGTTGCCGCCCACAGAGGTGCTGGTAATGGCCCCGTTGGGCGTGGTGGCCGAATACTGCCCGCCCGTCATGCCATAGTTAAGGTTGTTGACGATGATGGCCGTTAGGTCCATGTTGCGGCGGGCGGAATGGATAAGGTGGTTGCCGCCAATGGTGGTGCCGTCGCCGTCGCCCATCAGCACGATGACATTGAGCTTGGGGTTCGCCGCCTTGGCCCCGGTGGCAAAGGTCAGCGCGCGGCCGTGCGTCACGTGCAGAGCGTTGGCCAGGATATAGTCGTCCGCCTTGCCCCAGCAGCCAATACCCGTCACCACGAGCACGTCTTCTTTTTTCAGATCCAGGTCGTCCAGGGCGCACAGCAGGGCGTTGAGGACGATGCCGTTGCCGCAACCGGCGCACCACATGAGAGGCAGCGCGGACCTGTTGAGCAGTGAGCGTGAAATAGCTTGTGCCATGTCTGGTTCTCCTTTACAGCAACGCCGCCGCGATCTGGGACGGGGTCATGATGCCACCGTTGTACGTGTTGACGCCCACTACCAGCGACGGGTCCGGCACACACTTCTTCACTTCGCCAGCCAGCTGCCCGGCATAGTTCATTTCAGCCACCACAACACGGCCAGCCTTGTGGGCAGCCTCGCGCACTTCCGCATCGGCAAAGGGCCAAAGGGTCTGCAGCTGCAGCACCCCCACCTTGTCGCCAGCGGCATTGGCCGCACGGGCAGCGCTACGGGCAGCGCGGGTGACCACGCCGGAGGTAACGATGAGGGTTGCACAGTCTTCAGGCCCGAAATAGCGGGTCATGACAATATCCTTGCGCCCCCTGGCCAGCTTGGTGTGCAGCTGGGCCACACGCCGGGCCGCATTTTCCGGCGTATTGCAGCTGTAGCCGTTTTCGCCGTGCATGGAGCTGGTCACATGAAAGACATACCGGCTGCCGTAACTGGCGAGCGGGGCCACGGCTCCCTCGTCAAAGCAGAAGGGCTTATATTCTTCAGGCGCGCAGGCAGGAGCCGTACGCTCAATGACCTCAAGCTCGCCCGGTTCGGGAATGGTCAGGTTTTCGCGCATGTGCGCGGCCACTTCTTCCGGCGCCATGATGACGGGCACGCGGTATTTTTCAGAAAGGTTGAAAGCCTTGACCGTCAGCTCAAAGCATTCCTGCACTGAGCTTGGGGCAAGGGCGATGATTTCCTGATCGCCATGACGGCCCCAGCGCAACTGCATGATGTCGGACTGGGCGGGCTTGGTGGCTAAGCCCGTGGAAGGGCCGGAACGCTGCACGTTGACCACCACCACGGGCACCTCGCCCACCGTGGCCATGCCCAGGTTTTCCTGCATAAGCGAAAAGCCGGGGCCGCTGGTGGCCGTAAAGGCCTTGGCGCCCGTCAGCGAGGCGCCCACGATGGCGCCCATGCTGGCCAGCTCGTCTTCCATCTGCATAAAGACGCCGCCCAGGCGCGGCAGCTCTCGCGACGCTATTTCCGCTATTTCCGACGACGGCGTGATGGGGTAGCCGGCATAGTATCGCGCACCGGCGTAGAAAGCCCCCTGTGCTATGGCCGCATTGCCTTGCACGAGCTTACACTGTTTTTTCATCGACTTCCTTTTCCTTATTTCCTGGGGTGGCGGGCCGGCGCGGCCCGGGGGGAACCCGTGGGGCTCCCCGCGTCTGTTGGAATACTAAACAAACATGTTTATGAAATGAGCAATATATGTGCCAAAATACGTTCATTACGCATTTTCGGCTAGATACCTTGCTATCTAGCGCTCCTCACCAAAATTTTTTGCCATTAATGTTTTTTTATTAAACATTTATTTCAATAAAATTAACTATCAGAAGCGCCCTCCCCATGGGCCGAGAGTCTGTCCTGCGGGAAGGGCGCAACGCAGGCGGGGTGCGGCTGGTCGGGCGCACCCTTTACACCCCGTAGGCCCTGGCCAGCAGTTCCACCGTGTGCAGCACGCGCATGCGGGATCCCCGCTGGCTCAGCCCATCGATAATCTGCATCTTACAAGCGGAGCAGCCCGTGGCCACCACATCCGCACCGGTGGACAGAATATCGCTGGTCTTGTCGGCAAGGATTTTTTGCGACAGGGCGTAGTGCGTGGCGCTGAATGTGCCCGCGCAGCCACAACAGACGGCGGGACGCTGCATTTCCATCAGCTTCACGCCGGGAATGGCCCGGATCAGGTCCCGCGGCTGCGAGGCCACGCCCATGCCCCGCACCAAATGGCAGGCATCATGGTAGGTCACCTTCCAGGGCAGTTCTCGCGCATATTCGGCAGGCCCCAGGCGCAACAGGAAGTCAGAAATGTCGTAGACCTTGTCCTTCATGCCTTCCCAGACAGCCAGAGCTGGGCTGCCTTCCAGCACCGCCCCGTATTCTTTCTTCAGAGCCGAGCCGCAGGTGGCGCAGCCGGTGATCACAGCGTCAAAGCCGCCCCCGGCAAGCCGCCGGACGTTGTTTTCGGCCAACATGGCCGCCCCTTCAAAATCGCCGGACGAAAACAGCGGCGTGCCGCAACACTGCAGTTTGTCCAGCAGGTGCACTTTCACGCCATTGGCCAGCAGCACGTTGATGAGGGCGAGGCCCGCATCTACATACACATAGTTGAGCATGCAGCCGGGGAAAAAGGCCACGCTGGCCCTCACCTCCCCGTGGGGGTGACTGACAGCGGGCACGAGCTTGCGCAAGGGCTTTTCGGCAAATTCCGGCAGGATACGTCTCTTGTTCAGGCCAGCCACGGGAATGGGCATTCGTGAAACCTTGCCCCGCCCGTTTTCGCTGCGTTTGAAAAGCAGGGACTGCATGCCCTTGCCGTGGGACATGACCATATCAAACAGCCGCCCCTTGGTGATGGCCTTAAAGGCAAGCTTTTTGGCGGCCGGCAGGCGCCCCTGCTCTTTCATATAGTGGCGCAAGGCCATGATGAGGTCGGTGGTGTTGACGCCCGATGGGCAGATGGCCTTGCAGCGCATGCACAGGGTGCAGCGCGCCGCCAGGTCCATAAGCTCCGCACTGGGCTCCACCGTACCGTCGGCCAGCGAGCGCAACAGAAACAGTTTGCCGCGCGACGAAGTGCCTTCTTCAAAGGTTTTGCCGTAAACGGGGCAAATGGTCAGGCACTGCCCGCAGCGGGTGCACTTAAGGGCGGCGGCCTTCAGTTCTTCCAGGGTCTTGCTCATGCTTCGCCTCCGAAGATGCAGCCCGGATTCAGGATATTGTTGGGGTCCAGAGCCTTTTTGATGGCCCGCATGGCCCCCACCTGGGCTTCGCCCAGTTGCTTGACGATATAGGGAGCCTTTTCGCGCCCCACGCCGTGTTCGGCCGAAACGGTGCCGCCCATCTTGATAATTTCGTAATGGAATTCGGAGCGGGCCTTGGCCGCAGTTTTCTTTTCTTCATCACTGTTGAAGAAGAAGTGCGGATGAATGTTGCCGTCGCCGGCATGGCCCTGACAGCTCACCTTGATGCCGTACTTTTTCCCCACCTCGAACAGGGTGTGCACGGCCTGGGCCAGCTTGTTGATGGGCACGGCCGGGTCGCCGCCCAAGCGGCCTTTGGCCACGCGGGCCAGGGCGGGCAAGCCGGAACGGCGGGCCTTCCACAGCTGTTCAGCCTCTTCGGGAGTTTCCGCCACATGAAAGTCCACCATGCCCAGCTGTTCACACACCCGGCGGATGACGTCGGCCTGCGGCTTGAGGGTGGAGGGGTCGCCGTCCACCTCAATCAGCAGCATGGCGCCAGCGTCCACCGGCAGGCCGGCGTGGGTATAGTCCTCCACAGCGCGGATCAGGGTCTGCTCCTGAAATTCCATGATGGAGGGCACCACACCGCTGGTCATAATGGCCGAAACAGCCTTGGCCGCGTTTTCAATCTCCTTAAACGCCACGCGGATAGCTCGTTTGGCCTGAGGCAGAGGAATAAGCTTGAGGGTGATTTCGGTAATGATGCCCAACGTGCCCTCGCTACCGGTAAAAAGCTGGGTGAGGTTGTAGCCGGTCACGTCCTTAATGCACTTCCCGCCGCAGCGGATGATGTCGCCTGAGGCCAGCACCACCTGCATCCCCGAAACATAGCCTTTGGTGGTGCCGTACTTGACGCACTGCAGCCCACCCGCGTCGGTGCCCACGTTGCCGCCGATGGAGGAAAACGTGAAACTGGCCGGGTCCGGAGGGTACATAAGGCCGTGTTCCGCAGCCGCCTTCTTGATGTCAGCGGTGATGGCGCCGGGGCCCACTTCGGCCGTGAGCGTTTCCGGATCGATGACGATAGAATTCATCCGCTGCATGGAAATAATGATGGAATAGTCGCTTTCGGGAATGGCGTTGACGCTCAGCCCGCTGCCCTGGGAACGGGGCACGATGCTGATTTTGTTGGCGTTGCAGAAGGCCGCCATCTGCGCCACTTCTTCCGCCGTGCCAGGCAGGGCCACCAGGATGGGCAGGTGCGGCGAGGGGGCCGCGCCGCCGGCGTTGTAGGTGTAACAGACCAGATCTTCCTGTTTGGTGAGCATATTCTGCTCCCCTACAATGGAGGCTATACGAGCGCGAACATCTTCTTTTGTCAGCATATTTTCCTCTTGACGCAGAAGGGTAAAAGAATGGCCGGGAGGACCGAGCCCCCACGCGCCTGCCACAAACACAAAAGGCCGTCGCCTTTCTGAAATACATACCGCCTCGGGGCCGTTGCCCCATCGCCCGCCAACGGCATTGTGCGGGTCGGAAAGGGGACTTCCGTCCGGGTTAGGTCACTTGTCAACATATCTGAGCAGCATTCATGCCATGTCATAAAAAAGTAATAATTTAAGTATATTAATATTTTTATTCAAAACAGATGCGCCACTTCTCCGCTTTGTTGTTTATTTTGTATACAAACTTCATTTGATTTTTTAACATGTGCAACATGCCCACCGTGCGGGGCGCGCCGCGCGGACGACAATTTTTTATACGACAGGCTTGCCCTGAGGGCAGCCGGGAGGACGGTCATGTGGGAAAAAACATCGCAGCCACGTATTCTCTGCGTATCGATTTATGACGAATTGGGCGAAATGGTGACCAATTACGCGCAGCAGTACGGCGTGACTGTGGATATTTATAAGGGCGGCATATATAATAACGGCCATATCCATGCCCTGGAAAATCAAGACAAATACGACGTTATCATCAGCCAGGCCGGCACGGCTCTGGCCATCCAGCGGATGGTAAAAATACCGGTCGTTTCCATACAGATAACGGCAAAAGACATTATAGAAATAATGCAGGAGGCATGGAATGCGCACAAGGAGGTTCTGTGTATCAACTATGAAAGTGACATAAGCAAAGACATAGATGCCATCGCCTCCTTAAGCTGCAAGGGCTCTTTTCATCAGATCGTTTACAGAAGCAGCTCTGAATTCAATTCCATTATTGAAAACCTGGGCAATTATACCCACGACGTGGGCGTAATCGGGTTTGGCGGCTGCGTGGTGCAGAAAGCTGACGAATACGGCCTGCCCTATTATCTGGTGCGCTCCAGTGGAGAGAACATCCGGCAGGCGGTGCTTGCCGCCCGCAACATCACCGAACAGCACATCAAGGAAAAAGCCCGGGCGCGCCGCCTGAACAACATCATCAACTATTCCATCGGCGGCATCCTTTCCGTGGGCAGCAACAACACGGTGACTATCTGCAACCTTCCCGCCAAACAAATGCTCAAACTCACCGGTAGAAAGGTGCTGGGCACAGACATCAATGCCCCGGACGCCCCCCCGGAAATCAGGATGTTTCTTGAAGACGGGGACTACACCGTGGACAAGCTCGTTTCCTGCAGCGGCAAATCCTATGTGATGAACCGCGTGCCCATCCGGGTGCGCGACCACCACCAGGAAACCATCATCACCTTTCAGGAATTGTCCAAAATCCAGAAGACGGAAGTGCAGGCGCGCATCCAGCTGGCGCACAAAGGGTTGGTGGCCAAATACCAGTTCCGCGACATTGTCTGCGCCGAAGGCGAAATGACGGAGATGCTCGCCGAGGCCAAACGCTTTGCCAAAGGCGACGCCTCTATCCTGATTGAAGGGGAATCGGGCACGGGCAAAGAGCTGCTGGCTCAGAGCATCCACAACAGCAGCAACAGAAAAAAGGGGCCCTTTGTGGCCGTCAACTGCGCCGCCCTGCCCGAACAACTGCTGGAAAGCGAGCTTTTCGGCTACGACGAGGGCGCTTTTACCGGCGCGCGCAAAGGCGGCAAGGCCGGCATGTTTGAAATGGCCCACAAAGGCACGCTGTTTCTGGATGAAATAAGCGAAATGACCCAGGCCAACCAGGTGCGCCTGCTGCGCGCCCTGCAGGAAAAAGAAATTTTCCGGGTAGGCGGCGACAGGGTAGTCAACATTGACGTGCGGATTATTGCCGCCTCCAACCGGGACCTGTTCCGTATGGCCAGCGAAGGCCTGTTCCGGCGCGACCTCTATTTCCGTCTTAATATCCTGCCCCTGCACATTCCCCCGCTGCGCGAACGCAAGGACAATATCCCACTGCTCATTGCCCATTTTGCGGCCAAACGGCGGCGTTTCGACATCGCGAAAAAGGCCAAAAAATTCCCCCCCGCCGTGCTGGAAGCCCTAAACCAGCACAACTGGCCGGGCAACGTGCGCGAACTGGAAAATGTGCTGGACAGAATTTTTACCCTGGACGACGGCTCGGAACCTTTTGAAGACCTGCTGCTGCGCATTATAACCCGGCACCGCCAGTGGCAGCACGCCCGACAGCGGCAGACGACCGCGCCGGACGGCTCCCTGACGGTGCCTTTGGGCAGCATGGCTGCAATGGAGCGCTATATCCTGGAAGCGGAACTACAGAGGTACAACGGCAACAAAAAGGCCTTGGCCGACGCCCTGGGCATCAGCCGTGTGACCGTATGGAAAAAATTCAAGGAGTATGGCCAGCAGGAAACTGCCGCAGCGCAGGATGCCCGCGCCTAGCGCCGGGCGGCCTAACGCCGCCCAGGCTCAGGCGTCGGCCAGCAGGCGGGCGATCTCTTCGCGCAGGATGCGCGCCGCAGCAGCAGCGGCGGCCTTTTCCACCCGCTCGTTAAAACGGGGCTCCAGTTCGTCCAGACGACGCTCCAGGGCGTCCAGACGGGCGGCGGCGCTGCGCAGGGAGGCCGCCAGCGGGGCCAGCTTTTCTTCCAGCAACGCAGTGCCCTGTTCTTCCGTCAGCCCGGCGGGCGGTTCCTTGCGCGCGTCCGCAACCGCGGACAGGCGCTCGTTTACCAGGGCGTCCACCTGTTCCGCCGTAAGCGGCGCTGGTTGCTCCGTCAGGGCGGTGGCCAAACGCTCGTTCACCAGGGCGTCCACCTGCTCCGCCGACAATCCGGGCGGCGTCTGCCGGGCGGCCGCTTCCAGAGCGGCCAGACGTTCCTGCGCGTCGGCCAGGGCCGCTTCGCACTGTTCCAGGCGCAGACTCAGGGCCTGGGCGGCCTCGGCAGCTTCGGCCGCGCGGGAAGAGGCCGAAAAGGCCTGTTCGAAAGCCTCCACAGCGTGGGACGTGGCTTCCGCCGCCTGGGCCGTGGCGGCAGCCACGGCGGCCGCATCGGTCACGGCCGCCAGGTGGGGAACGTCCTCCGGCGGTATTGCCGTCGCAGCGGCCTCCTGCGCAAAAAGTTGTTCGTCCGCAAACGGCACTGCCGGATCGCCGCTGGGACCAGAAGCCGAATCCGACGCGGGGCTGGCCGTCTGGTCCAAGGGGGAAGCCGCAAAGGCCGCATCCGCTTCGGGCAGACCTGCGGACTCCGCGCCCACGGTGAAAGGCCCCTCCTCCACGGCGGGCAGGGGCGCGGCCTCCTCCGGCGCGGGCAAATCCACAGAAGGCAAATCCGCAGAGGTCGAATCCACACGGGACGCGTCTGTGGCAGAATTTGCTGCAATCTCAGCGGATTGCGACACAGCGGCCGCGCCTGCAGCGGGCTCCGGAGCGGCAGGGGGCGGCACGACGCTTGTACCGTCAGACGCCGCCCCGACGGTCTGCGCTTCGCCGGTCGCCGGAGCCGCATCGGCCGCCGGAGTCGCATCAGTCGCCGGAGTCGCGCCGGCCGCCGGAGCCGCGCCGGAGGGCACTTCCTGTTCAACGACCGATACCGGACGTGCTGTGGGGTCGGCGTCCAGATGGGCAGTGGCTTCGGCCAACAGAGCGTCCAGATCCGCCGTCAGGTCCGGCGTTGCGCCGGCAGGCGGAACGGGCGCAGCGGAGGAAGGTGCGGGCGCAGCGCCGGGGGCGGCCTCTGCAACGGGTTGCGGGGACTGGGCCGCGGGGGGCTCGGGCGCGGCGGCCACGTCATCGGCGGCGGCGGCCAGCAAATCAGCCAGTTCGTCGGCGGAAATAGTGGCGGCGGACGCGGGGGCAGCCCTGCCCGGAGAAGGCGTTGCGGCTGTAGTGGCGTCGGCCGCGTGCGCAGTCGGCGGGGCTGTGTCGGCGGGCCGGGCCGGAGCGGATTGCGCCGACGTGCGGGAGGGCGTGCCGACGGCAGCCGCCTCAGGCTGGGCTTCGGCCAGCAGAGCCGCCAAATCGCCGGGATCAAGGGGAGCTTCCTCCTTGGCGCCTGCGGCCAGCAGGTCGTCCAGATCGGGCATATCGGACAGCGGAGCTGCCTCAGGCTTTGCCGCCGGAGGCTGTCCTGCGCCGACCGGCGGTTCCGGAGCGGCTTGGGCCGCCCCTTGTGGGGCCGCATCCGCCCCGGCGGCGTGCAGAGAATCCAGCATGGCGTCCACGGCCAGAAGGCTGTCCAGATCCTGACTGCCCGCGTCCGCCCCGGAGGCGGACGCACTGTCCCCATCCGTTTCTTCGCGCGGCTGCGGCGGCAAATCCAGCGACTGCAGCAAATGGTCCACATCGCCCAGACCGGGCATGTCCAACTTTTCGTTGGGATCCACCGGATGATCCGGCTCTGGTCCGCCTGCGGCCACTGAAGGGATGGCGCTTTCGTGCGTTTCCATCTGAGCCAGCAGGTCGTCGATGGCCGCCTCGGCGGGCAGAGACGCGTCGTTGAGGCCGCGCATATGGGCCTGCAGATCGTCTTCCGCCCTGTCGTGGGGCGCGGGGGCTGCCGTGGCCTCCTGGCCGTCTTCCGGCACGCTGCCTCTTTCGATCAGCTCGGTGAGGTCGATGATTTCTTCAGTATTTGCAGTGGAATTTTGGGCAGCCATGCGCAACCTCAATAGAGTATGACTCCGGCGGCGCGCCGGAATGGGGTAAAAAACATGTTCCACCCCTGAAACGACACTTTTTCGTAGCAGGTTATGGCAAAAGACGCAAATTTTCAGCCTCGCGCCGGAGCTTTCCCTCCACGCCGGGTGACGTTATCGTACCACGGCGCTCTAGAGCATTTAACACTTGAAATGCTCGCTTACGGCAGGCAAAAGCCTGCCTTCTCGCATTTCGTGGCAAGGATTTTTAAGAAAATCCTTGCAGAGCAGTTAGCTCATTTCATTCGCTAACTGCTCTAACTGGTTTAGCACAGGGCTTCCCCTCCACGTCGGGCGGCGTTATTATGAGAGAAGAACGCGATGCCCCAAAACCGCGCCGATAATCTTCAGGAGAATCACATGAGCCATTTTGTTGTTGACCGCGACCGCTGCCGCAAAGACGGCATCTGCGCACGCGTCTGCCCCGTACATATCATCCAGGCCGCGCCGGGCGACTTTCCCGCCATGAACAGCCATCAGGAAGCGCTCTGCATCGGTTGCGGCCAGTGCATGGCCTTCTGCCCCACGGCGGCCTGTGTTGCGCCGGGTCTGGACCCGGCCCAGTGCCGTCCCCTGCGGCACGATCTGCAGCCCGCTGCCGAGCAGGTGGAGGAACTGATCTTTGCCCGCCGCTCTGTGCGGGTCTTCAAAGAGACCCCCTTGCCGCGGGATGTGCTGCTGCGCCTGCTGGACGCCACGCGCTTTGCCCCCACAGCCA
The genomic region above belongs to Desulfovibrio legallii and contains:
- a CDS encoding bifunctional enoyl-CoA hydratase/phosphate acetyltransferase, which gives rise to MVYKTFVELESAVMGKAHKCRVAVVEAADAHVLEAVRHAVDVGLVEPLLFGNPAAIEGKMRQVGLSPDACPVIAATDPLDAATRAGLAVKGGRADFILKGLIQTGVLLKGLFKEETGFRTGRLISHMNLVQAPAYPKLLALCDAAINIAPTLEQKRDILQNAVDALARMGIDNPKVAVLAAAETVNEKMPASVDAARLKEMQQQGSITGCIVEGPISFDLAICPEAAQTKGFHSPVAGVADLLVCPDIVAANVLIKCLRHMANALTAGIVVGGRVPVVLNSRAASAEDKFRTMVLAAAAAR
- a CDS encoding 4Fe-4S dicluster domain-containing protein, yielding MSAEKKSFNVRVDDVLCKGCGYCRELCPKGVYALGQEYNAAGYTFMTVAAMDNCIGCRTCMMVCPDFAIEVSER
- a CDS encoding 2-oxoacid:acceptor oxidoreductase family protein; the encoded protein is MAHHEVLMAGTGGQGLVFSASFLAEAAILDGKNVVQTQSYGISQRGGFISAEVLLDDEEILFQQVVRPDIIIALNDVVGTRYDAAQGPVVYDCSLMKPRTMKNWIGVPMSQIAHELGAPKSANLAGLGAAMVISGALPVQTLLTIAAHKGKPEVAKLNVEVIRRGAAAAESAQGGN
- a CDS encoding thiamine pyrophosphate-dependent enzyme, whose product is MAQAISRSLLNRSALPLMWCAGCGNGIVLNALLCALDDLDLKKEDVLVVTGIGCWGKADDYILANALHVTHGRALTFATGAKAANPKLNVIVLMGDGDGTTIGGNHLIHSARRNMDLTAIIVNNLNYGMTGGQYSATTPNGAITSTSVGGNPERGFDVCDLVRAAGANYVARESVTSGMRLRNRIVAGIQKKGFSLIEAMSPCSTLFGPRNKMRNPVDMLRNLKEKAVSQAKFDAIENAAEQGYFVTGVIADKDVPDFNTSYEGERAAILAAKGGK
- a CDS encoding 2-oxoacid:acceptor oxidoreductase subunit alpha — its product is MKKQCKLVQGNAAIAQGAFYAGARYYAGYPITPSSEIAEIASRELPRLGGVFMQMEDELASMGAIVGASLTGAKAFTATSGPGFSLMQENLGMATVGEVPVVVVNVQRSGPSTGLATKPAQSDIMQLRWGRHGDQEIIALAPSSVQECFELTVKAFNLSEKYRVPVIMAPEEVAAHMRENLTIPEPGELEVIERTAPACAPEEYKPFCFDEGAVAPLASYGSRYVFHVTSSMHGENGYSCNTPENAARRVAQLHTKLARGRKDIVMTRYFGPEDCATLIVTSGVVTRAARSAARAANAAGDKVGVLQLQTLWPFADAEVREAAHKAGRVVVAEMNYAGQLAGEVKKCVPDPSLVVGVNTYNGGIMTPSQIAAALL
- a CDS encoding (Fe-S)-binding protein — translated: MSKTLEELKAAALKCTRCGQCLTICPVYGKTFEEGTSSRGKLFLLRSLADGTVEPSAELMDLAARCTLCMRCKAICPSGVNTTDLIMALRHYMKEQGRLPAAKKLAFKAITKGRLFDMVMSHGKGMQSLLFKRSENGRGKVSRMPIPVAGLNKRRILPEFAEKPLRKLVPAVSHPHGEVRASVAFFPGCMLNYVYVDAGLALINVLLANGVKVHLLDKLQCCGTPLFSSGDFEGAAMLAENNVRRLAGGGFDAVITGCATCGSALKKEYGAVLEGSPALAVWEGMKDKVYDISDFLLRLGPAEYARELPWKVTYHDACHLVRGMGVASQPRDLIRAIPGVKLMEMQRPAVCCGCAGTFSATHYALSQKILADKTSDILSTGADVVATGCSACKMQIIDGLSQRGSRMRVLHTVELLARAYGV
- a CDS encoding FAD-binding oxidoreductase, giving the protein MLTKEDVRARIASIVGEQNMLTKQEDLVCYTYNAGGAAPSPHLPILVALPGTAEEVAQMAAFCNANKISIVPRSQGSGLSVNAIPESDYSIIISMQRMNSIVIDPETLTAEVGPGAITADIKKAAAEHGLMYPPDPASFTFSSIGGNVGTDAGGLQCVKYGTTKGYVSGMQVVLASGDIIRCGGKCIKDVTGYNLTQLFTGSEGTLGIITEITLKLIPLPQAKRAIRVAFKEIENAAKAVSAIMTSGVVPSIMEFQEQTLIRAVEDYTHAGLPVDAGAMLLIEVDGDPSTLKPQADVIRRVCEQLGMVDFHVAETPEEAEQLWKARRSGLPALARVAKGRLGGDPAVPINKLAQAVHTLFEVGKKYGIKVSCQGHAGDGNIHPHFFFNSDEEKKTAAKARSEFHYEIIKMGGTVSAEHGVGREKAPYIVKQLGEAQVGAMRAIKKALDPNNILNPGCIFGGEA
- a CDS encoding sigma 54-interacting transcriptional regulator, producing the protein MWEKTSQPRILCVSIYDELGEMVTNYAQQYGVTVDIYKGGIYNNGHIHALENQDKYDVIISQAGTALAIQRMVKIPVVSIQITAKDIIEIMQEAWNAHKEVLCINYESDISKDIDAIASLSCKGSFHQIVYRSSSEFNSIIENLGNYTHDVGVIGFGGCVVQKADEYGLPYYLVRSSGENIRQAVLAARNITEQHIKEKARARRLNNIINYSIGGILSVGSNNTVTICNLPAKQMLKLTGRKVLGTDINAPDAPPEIRMFLEDGDYTVDKLVSCSGKSYVMNRVPIRVRDHHQETIITFQELSKIQKTEVQARIQLAHKGLVAKYQFRDIVCAEGEMTEMLAEAKRFAKGDASILIEGESGTGKELLAQSIHNSSNRKKGPFVAVNCAALPEQLLESELFGYDEGAFTGARKGGKAGMFEMAHKGTLFLDEISEMTQANQVRLLRALQEKEIFRVGGDRVVNIDVRIIAASNRDLFRMASEGLFRRDLYFRLNILPLHIPPLRERKDNIPLLIAHFAAKRRRFDIAKKAKKFPPAVLEALNQHNWPGNVRELENVLDRIFTLDDGSEPFEDLLLRIITRHRQWQHARQRQTTAPDGSLTVPLGSMAAMERYILEAELQRYNGNKKALADALGISRVTVWKKFKEYGQQETAAAQDARA